One genomic region from Arthrobacter sp. YN encodes:
- a CDS encoding GntR family transcriptional regulator yields the protein MKGSLTVAEAMPDTGSGRDDEARAENVYQLVLEGIVTGKYAQGMRLRERELSEVYNVSRIPVREAIQRLEQDGFVETFPRRGAVVRQLTLTDVNELFDIRLCLETFAARMAATRVAEGSDGGRLEELMQASTAAIDEDRTEDVAVISAELHAEIVSLSGNRLLIESVKPLFGRMRWIFGLAHNRSNELQRDEHTELCNAILKGRPDLAYSLAYSHIELGREPVLAGLAETLEP from the coding sequence ATGAAGGGAAGTTTGACAGTGGCTGAGGCGATGCCGGACACCGGAAGCGGCCGTGATGATGAGGCACGTGCGGAAAACGTCTACCAACTGGTGTTGGAAGGCATCGTCACCGGCAAGTACGCCCAGGGGATGCGGCTGCGCGAGCGCGAACTCTCCGAGGTTTACAACGTCTCCCGTATTCCGGTGCGCGAGGCTATACAGCGCCTGGAGCAGGACGGATTTGTAGAGACCTTCCCTCGCCGTGGCGCCGTGGTGCGGCAGCTAACGCTCACTGATGTCAATGAACTGTTCGATATCCGGCTGTGCCTGGAGACTTTTGCCGCGCGTATGGCTGCCACCCGTGTTGCCGAGGGAAGCGACGGCGGGCGGTTGGAGGAACTCATGCAGGCGTCCACAGCAGCCATCGATGAGGACCGCACCGAGGACGTTGCCGTCATCAGCGCCGAGTTGCACGCCGAAATCGTCAGCCTGTCCGGCAACCGGCTCCTGATCGAATCCGTGAAGCCTCTCTTTGGCCGGATGCGCTGGATCTTTGGGCTGGCCCACAACCGCAGCAACGAACTCCAACGCGACGAGCACACAGAGTTGTGCAATGCGATCCTGAAAGGCCGGCCGGACCTGGCCTACTCGCTGGCGTACTCGCACATCGAGTTGGGGCGGGAACCAGTCCTGGCCGGCCTTGCCGAAACCCTGGAACCGTGA
- a CDS encoding DUF4032 domain-containing protein: MSEQNGAQWHDEPTDYGQIGKLPRTEAASAQDTAPPASVIGSLNITAASADPELLDLPWHIALEDWPAENLAALPRGISRHIVRFAHLGGSVIAIKETSEHVARHEYHMLRKLARLDVPCVEPVAVITGRTTADGRPLNPVLVTRHLKFSMPYRALFSQMLRKDTLTRLIDAQALLLVRLHLVGFYWGDVSLSNTLFRRDAGAFAAYLVDAETGELYPDLSMGQREYDLEIARVNIAGELMDLLDGGLIEEKVDPVATSELIMDSYRRLWTELTEKESFELGERWRVAARIRRLNELGFDVEEYAIKTTADGSTIQLQPKVVDAGHHQRRLLRLTGLDAQENQARRLLNDMDQFRADNNPDLDEEISAHIWVSQIFEPIVRSIPRHLAGKLEPAEVVHEVLEHRWYMSQKQDRYVPLAETVQSYLDTVLQHRRDEAAIMLNPDTELLKILEVEVEESGRYDDEDEDEYPDADD, translated from the coding sequence ATGAGCGAGCAAAACGGAGCCCAGTGGCACGACGAACCAACCGACTACGGGCAGATCGGCAAGCTCCCCCGCACTGAAGCCGCGAGTGCGCAGGACACGGCACCGCCGGCGAGCGTCATCGGTTCCCTGAACATTACGGCGGCTTCGGCCGACCCTGAACTGCTGGATCTTCCGTGGCACATCGCCTTGGAGGATTGGCCGGCCGAGAACCTTGCGGCGCTCCCCCGCGGCATTTCGCGGCACATCGTGCGTTTCGCGCACTTGGGCGGTTCGGTCATCGCCATCAAGGAAACCTCCGAGCACGTGGCCCGTCACGAGTACCACATGCTGCGGAAGCTGGCCCGGTTGGATGTTCCCTGCGTGGAGCCGGTTGCTGTGATCACCGGACGCACCACCGCGGATGGCCGGCCGCTGAACCCTGTACTGGTGACCCGGCACCTTAAGTTCTCCATGCCGTACCGCGCGTTGTTCTCGCAGATGCTCCGCAAGGACACCCTGACCCGGCTCATTGACGCGCAGGCACTGCTGCTGGTCCGCCTGCACCTTGTGGGCTTCTACTGGGGTGACGTTTCGCTGTCCAACACGTTGTTCCGCCGTGATGCCGGCGCCTTCGCCGCTTATCTGGTGGACGCCGAAACGGGCGAACTCTATCCGGACCTTTCCATGGGCCAGCGTGAATACGACCTCGAAATCGCCCGCGTGAACATTGCCGGTGAACTGATGGACCTGCTGGACGGCGGGCTGATCGAGGAAAAGGTGGATCCCGTAGCCACCAGTGAGCTGATCATGGACAGCTACCGCCGGCTCTGGACCGAGCTGACGGAGAAAGAGTCCTTCGAACTCGGCGAAAGGTGGCGCGTGGCTGCCCGCATCCGGCGCCTCAACGAACTCGGCTTCGACGTGGAGGAGTACGCCATCAAGACCACGGCGGACGGCTCCACGATTCAGCTCCAGCCCAAAGTGGTCGACGCCGGCCACCACCAGCGTCGCTTGCTGCGCCTGACCGGGTTGGACGCGCAGGAGAACCAGGCCCGCCGGCTCTTGAACGACATGGACCAGTTCCGGGCGGACAACAACCCGGACCTGGACGAGGAAATCAGCGCGCACATCTGGGTCAGCCAGATTTTCGAGCCCATTGTGCGGTCTATTCCACGGCACCTCGCTGGGAAACTGGAGCCCGCGGAAGTTGTCCATGAAGTGTTGGAACACCGCTGGTACATGAGCCAGAAGCAGGACAGGTACGTTCCCCTGGCGGAGACAGTGCAGTCCTACTTGGACACCGTGTTGCAACACCGCCGCGACGAGGCCGCCATCATGCTGAACCCGGATACGGAGCTGCTGAAGATCCTTGAGGTCGAGGTGGAGGAATCCGGCCGGTACGACGATGAAGACGAGGACGAATACCCGGACGCCGACGACTAG
- a CDS encoding beta-N-acetylhexosaminidase has protein sequence MNTTDTLIPRPSHVALQDSPAFTLAPTARISATAPAAHLAEQLASLLRAGTGFELPIVEDTRPGDISLEFAEAFDGGPEAYALSVTEDGVRLTASSPAGLFNGVQTLRQLFPASVEKADASDAEWVIPAVDIADAPRFAYRGLMLDVARSFFTVEEVKAQIDVMTQFKLNALHLHLTDDQSWRIEIHEPEQNPSGLPYAQLTALGGQGAVEVPTAVPSRGREGFYTQQDFKDIQAYAATKNVLVIPEIDFPGHVNAALTAIPQLNPDGQAKPMSTTADVGWSTFSADLPATYEFVREVLGQLAAITAGPYLHIGGDEAHVTGHDEYVEMVQQFVRIGAETGKTVVGWNEFAAVELPEGAVIQYWHGDFAPVVRQAEEGGAKVIMSPAANTYLDQKYASDSPIGLEWVEGGPFTWSEYYNWDPAQGGLKDHQILGVEGPLWTETVRNSEQAQWLLYPRAVSLAEVAWSGQEVRNAGDFRRRLGALGERLAYQGVAFQAAPDVEWSATSKWPFPEAGTSSTPEYGTIEA, from the coding sequence ATGAACACGACGGACACCTTGATCCCCCGCCCCTCCCACGTCGCACTCCAGGACAGCCCTGCCTTTACGCTTGCCCCCACAGCACGGATCAGCGCCACAGCTCCGGCCGCACATCTCGCCGAACAGTTGGCCTCGCTGCTGCGCGCCGGCACCGGTTTCGAACTGCCCATCGTTGAGGACACCCGCCCCGGTGACATTTCCCTTGAGTTCGCGGAAGCATTCGACGGCGGCCCGGAAGCGTACGCGCTCAGCGTCACCGAGGATGGCGTCAGGCTCACGGCCTCCAGTCCGGCCGGACTTTTCAATGGAGTCCAGACGCTCCGTCAGCTTTTCCCTGCGTCCGTTGAGAAGGCGGACGCAAGCGACGCCGAATGGGTGATTCCCGCCGTCGATATCGCCGACGCGCCGCGGTTCGCGTACCGCGGCCTGATGCTGGACGTTGCCCGCAGCTTCTTCACGGTGGAGGAGGTCAAGGCACAGATCGACGTCATGACGCAGTTCAAGCTGAACGCCCTGCACCTGCACCTCACGGACGACCAGTCGTGGAGGATCGAGATCCACGAACCGGAACAAAACCCGTCAGGGTTGCCGTACGCCCAGCTGACTGCCCTGGGCGGACAAGGCGCCGTGGAGGTCCCTACCGCGGTTCCTTCCCGTGGGCGCGAGGGTTTCTACACGCAGCAGGATTTCAAGGACATCCAGGCCTACGCCGCCACCAAGAACGTGCTGGTGATCCCGGAGATCGACTTCCCTGGCCACGTCAATGCAGCCCTTACCGCCATTCCACAGCTCAACCCTGACGGCCAGGCCAAGCCCATGAGCACCACCGCCGACGTGGGCTGGTCAACCTTCTCGGCAGATCTGCCCGCTACGTACGAGTTTGTCCGCGAGGTCCTCGGCCAGCTCGCCGCCATCACGGCCGGCCCCTATCTGCATATCGGCGGCGACGAAGCCCATGTCACGGGCCACGACGAATACGTCGAGATGGTGCAGCAGTTCGTCCGGATCGGTGCCGAAACCGGCAAAACGGTGGTGGGCTGGAACGAGTTCGCCGCCGTCGAACTCCCGGAAGGCGCCGTCATCCAGTATTGGCACGGCGACTTCGCCCCGGTGGTCCGGCAGGCCGAGGAAGGCGGTGCGAAGGTGATCATGTCTCCCGCCGCCAATACTTACCTGGACCAAAAGTACGCGTCTGACAGCCCCATCGGGCTCGAATGGGTGGAAGGCGGGCCCTTCACGTGGTCCGAGTACTACAACTGGGATCCTGCTCAGGGCGGCCTCAAGGACCACCAGATCCTCGGCGTCGAAGGACCCCTGTGGACAGAAACCGTACGGAACAGCGAGCAAGCGCAGTGGCTCCTCTACCCCCGGGCCGTTTCCCTGGCGGAAGTCGCGTGGTCCGGCCAGGAGGTCCGCAACGCAGGTGACTTCCGACGTCGTCTGGGCGCCTTGGGCGAGCGGCTCGCCTATCAGGGCGTCGCCTTCCAGGCCGCGCCCGACGTCGAGTGGTCAGCCACCTCGAAGTGGCCGTTCCCGGAAGCCGGAACGTCCTCCACCCCTGAGTACGGAACAATTGAGGCATGA
- a CDS encoding ABC transporter ATP-binding protein codes for MATVTFDNATRLYPGTDKPAVDKLNIDIADGEFLVLVGPSGCGKSTSLRMLAGLEDVNAGRILIGDRDVTDVPPKDRDIAMVFQNYALYPHMTVADNMGFALKIAGVSKEERAERVREAAKLLDLEAYLDRKPKALSGGQRQRVAMGRAIVRNPQVFLMDEPLSNLDAKLRVQTRTQIASLTRRLGVTTVYVTHDQVEAMTMGDRVAVLKDGLLQQVDTPRNLYDRPQNVFVAGFIGSPAMNLLELPVVDGGVQFGGTVYPVPRNILEEAHGQTVTVGSRPEDLETVGNGEGLQVEVDVVEELGADAYVYGHTILDGKSHDIVARVDGRRPPMKGESIFVRPQSGHVHLFDTKTGLRLGD; via the coding sequence GTGGCTACAGTTACTTTTGATAACGCTACGCGTCTGTACCCGGGCACAGATAAGCCCGCCGTCGATAAACTCAACATCGACATCGCCGATGGCGAATTTCTGGTCCTCGTTGGACCCTCCGGTTGCGGTAAGTCCACCTCCCTGCGCATGCTCGCAGGTCTTGAGGACGTGAACGCCGGCCGCATCCTGATCGGTGACCGCGACGTCACGGACGTTCCGCCGAAGGACCGCGACATCGCCATGGTCTTCCAGAACTACGCCCTGTACCCGCACATGACGGTTGCAGACAACATGGGCTTCGCGCTGAAGATCGCCGGCGTCTCCAAGGAAGAGCGCGCCGAGCGTGTTCGCGAAGCCGCCAAGCTTCTTGACCTTGAGGCCTACCTGGACCGCAAGCCGAAGGCACTCTCCGGTGGTCAACGCCAGCGTGTTGCCATGGGCCGTGCAATTGTCCGTAACCCGCAGGTCTTCCTCATGGATGAGCCGCTGTCCAACCTTGATGCCAAGCTCCGCGTCCAGACCCGTACGCAGATCGCATCCCTCACCCGCCGCCTCGGCGTCACCACCGTTTACGTGACGCACGACCAGGTCGAGGCAATGACCATGGGCGACCGCGTCGCAGTGCTGAAGGACGGCCTGCTCCAGCAGGTTGACACCCCGCGCAACCTGTACGACCGCCCGCAGAACGTCTTCGTTGCAGGCTTCATCGGCTCCCCTGCCATGAACCTGCTGGAACTGCCGGTCGTCGACGGCGGTGTCCAGTTCGGTGGAACGGTTTACCCCGTGCCGCGCAACATCCTCGAAGAGGCTCACGGCCAGACCGTCACCGTTGGTTCGCGTCCGGAAGACCTCGAAACCGTCGGCAACGGCGAAGGCCTCCAGGTTGAGGTTGACGTCGTCGAAGAACTCGGCGCCGACGCTTACGTCTACGGCCACACCATCCTCGATGGCAAGAGCCACGACATCGTTGCACGCGTCGACGGTCGTCGTCCCCCGATGAAGGGCGAGTCCATCTTCGTTCGTCCGCAGTCCGGCCACGTGCACCTGTTCGACACCAAGACCGGCCTCCGCCTGGGCGACTAG
- the otsB gene encoding trehalose-phosphatase: MTAESLSLSPELLEAVRRVSGTEHLLVALDFDGTLSPIVDRAEDARPLPRSAAALASLAELPRTTTALISGRALDSLRLVASPPADTLLIGSHGAEVWLGEGSLGLELDDEQRSKLASVREVLAEIVNIAPGTLLEDKPAGVVLHTRMADDDVAEDAVEAAMRVLREHPGVYLKTGKRVLETSVVHASKGEAVEFLRQATGATAILFAGDDVTDEDALGRLLGDDVGIKVGLDFTQAQYRVEAPVHVAELLEALLRERRRVTAEA; the protein is encoded by the coding sequence ATGACAGCTGAGAGCCTCTCCCTGTCGCCGGAGCTGCTTGAAGCAGTCCGGCGTGTTTCCGGCACGGAGCATCTTTTGGTGGCCCTCGACTTCGATGGCACCCTCTCCCCCATCGTGGACCGGGCGGAGGATGCCCGCCCCCTGCCCCGCTCGGCTGCCGCATTGGCGAGCCTTGCCGAACTTCCACGCACGACGACGGCACTCATCTCAGGCAGGGCCCTGGACAGCCTGCGGCTGGTCGCTTCACCTCCGGCTGACACGCTGCTGATCGGCAGCCACGGGGCTGAAGTGTGGCTCGGTGAAGGATCCTTGGGCCTGGAACTGGACGATGAGCAGCGCAGCAAACTGGCCTCGGTGCGTGAGGTCCTCGCGGAAATCGTGAACATCGCTCCGGGGACGTTGCTCGAAGACAAACCCGCCGGCGTCGTCCTTCATACGAGGATGGCCGACGACGACGTCGCGGAAGACGCCGTCGAGGCCGCCATGCGGGTGCTCCGGGAGCATCCGGGCGTTTACCTCAAAACGGGCAAACGTGTGCTGGAGACGTCCGTGGTTCACGCCTCCAAGGGCGAGGCCGTTGAATTCCTGCGTCAGGCAACCGGCGCCACTGCCATCCTGTTCGCGGGTGACGACGTCACCGATGAGGACGCGTTGGGCCGGCTCCTGGGCGATGATGTGGGCATCAAGGTTGGCTTGGACTTCACTCAGGCCCAGTACAGGGTGGAGGCGCCGGTACACGTGGCGGAGTTGCTGGAAGCCCTGTTGAGGGAGCGCCGGAGGGTCACCGCCGAGGCTTAG